The sequence below is a genomic window from Xyrauchen texanus isolate HMW12.3.18 chromosome 46, RBS_HiC_50CHRs, whole genome shotgun sequence.
ACAGTGTGCACATTTTCAGTTaacatacaaatggcttacttaagttcagtcatgacaactaaAGATTTAGCATGTGAATGTGGGTGTGACAttttgataggatattggtcttggcggactagatctgctaatGCTGCTTGCTGCTGCTGCAGAACAAGTAcaaagacttgctactgctagaaaatatACATGCATACTATTAGAAAAATATACATGCACAATCAgacaaaaacacaagacatgctacATCAAGTATGTATtgcatgctgctgcacaaaagataacaaacaatcacaaTGTAGCAGATCTAGGCAGGTGGAAGCTGCGGTGGATGTGAGGTTCAAAGAAAACTTGCAACGTGCTGCAGAGAAACCAGCTTATCTGTAAAACAGagccatttaaatgttagacataGAGAGAGATGCAAGTTGATTAGCTACCCGATAACAAGTCAGAGGACCAATCAGCTTACTCCATGTGAGCCAATTGACTTAACATGTCACCTGAGAGTGagccgattggctaacagatagcAAGTTAAAGAACCTATCCGCTTGCATCACATAGAGTTGCATGGCTGCTCTTTGGtcatttgtctctgcatattaagctaagatatgagaaagaattttaacatgGAAAAACATAGGCTCAAAATCCACTGTATAAAAGGAATGACCCATAGAGAGGTTGAACCAGTTCCCTGTATtggaaacaaatcaaaataaCAGAACCAGTTGCTAATGAATACATGTGGGCAGGCTCAACCCTCATGATTTCTGTGAGCTGGAGGCTGGGGCATAGAGGTCCTGCTCACTGATAAGACTTGGCCAAAGTGCATGCTTTCAGAAGCGTTACTTGTGGCTGATCGGACGCACGGGATGTATTGGAGCTCTGGCCAACTATTGAAAGTGGACTGGCAGTGGCTGACAGATTTTGGCCTGGCCAGAAAAGCAAACGGCAGTTTTCTTGTGGTAGAGCGTGGCCAGGAATTCCTCTCCAAGTTCCTCTAATTGCTCTAGTGTCCAAAGACGCAAAAGGGGGTCACTTAGCCAAGCAAACTCTTCAAATGgccatattttcttatttttgcaCTTTGTTTGAAGATTAAAACTAACTAAATTTGTGGgggttttgcttttattttttccaaaggGCCTGATTTCATATTGAAACCTATTTCACCTGGCATCCCAGCCAAAAGCTGTGTTTGTTATAGCAGGAGGACCACATAAAGGCGAGATTGTATTTCTTCACTGCTCCACAAAGTGATCTAATTGTCAGTTCCTAATCAACCACTATTGTGAGGAGGGCTTACTAATTATGTAACCATAGTTTCTGACTTGTAAACAATAGAATGACATTCTGTATTATGGAGCGAAATTGTGGTTGAGAGCTATAGGGAGTGACATATGCTGGCAGAGGTGGGTATGATGTTGCTCACTATAAGATCACACAATTGCTGACATTAAGGGCTAGTGGCTTGTTAAAATGAGGTGTGCTATTCTTTTGCTTTCTACGTTATCAGATTTACAATATTCATTCACATTAGAAGGGGGGACCAAGTCATATCTAAACAACATAATATCATAGGCTAGGCTCTTTTTACCAGTaaacaaccacccacaacaccctaggaACCTTAATTAATGTGCAAAATACACCCAAAAAAATTTTTCAACTCtatagcaacaccctggtaaccgtccacaacatcctagcaaccaattaaGAACAGCCTAGCAAGGACATAAACACATGCTAAAAGCTAAAAACAATAATACTAAAAACAATaagcaactgcagagcaatgccATGGCAACCGCACACATCACCCCAGCTACCACCTAGTAACACCCTAACAACACACATACCAAAAGGAGAAAAGCAATctgaataccttagcaactgcataacaacatgctaaaaatcCCCTAGGATGTCTTAGCAGTGGAATAGCAACACCATGGTAACTGAACACAtcaccccagcaaccacctatTAACACCCAAGCAACTGCATGCCAACTTGCTACAGTAAACAACTCAAAATACCTTACCAACGTCCTGGCAGCTGCAAACAACACCATAACATTGTGACGTGACTATTGGATGGAAAGGCACCACTcacttttttttacttctttttttacTACTTtctaaaaagtgtaaaaatagaGTTGCTACAATGATAACACACTTCACTTTCAGTCATTACCCTGGTAGAACATGGAGCTATGtcatctgtctttctttctgttttattATGCACCCTGTACAATGGAGAAttatagaagaaaaaaagaaaaaaaagatttttatttttatatatatatatatatatatatattttatgtttagtgACTtgcaatgacctggcaactgcCCCCAACATTCTAGATACCACTTAGTAACCCCCTTGCAACCGAATAACAACATGCTTaaacactcagaataccttagcatccatatagcaatgctctggcaaccacctacaacactctagcaaccacttagtaacaccctatcaaccacataacaacatgcTGAAAACACTCCAAATACTTTAGCatccacatagcaatgcacaCTTCACACCAGCAACCAACTAttatcaccctagcaaccacatgccAACATGCTAGAAACACTCATAATAccttaacaactgcatagcaatgccttgTTAACAGCCCACAACACTTTAGCAGCCACTTAGTAACAGCCTTTCAATCAAATAACAACATGATAAAACCCTCTGAATAtattagcaaccgcatagcaatgccctgccaaccacccacaacactctagcaaccaatttgtaacaacctagcaaccacataacaacatatATAAACagtcagaataccttagcaatgcatagcaacgccctggcaaccacacacaacactctagcaaccacttagtaaCACACttgcaactgcataacaacatgATAAAACACCTAGAATACCTTAGCTATGCCTTAGCAACTGCACACATCACCCCAGCAACTACCtattaacaccctagcaaccgcatgccaacatgttaaaaacactcagaatatcttagcaaccacatagcaatgccctggcaaccacacacaTCACTCTATCAACTACTAAGTAACACTCTAACAACTGCATGCCAACATGCTAAAAACTCAGAATACCTTAACAACTGcaaagcaatgccctggcaactgcCAACAACACCGTAGCATGACAGTGACTGTTGCACAGGCAAGAACCACTCATGTTTTAGAAAGTGTAAAAAACGTGGTGTTACATTGATAATGAACTTCACTTTCAGTCATTAACCTCGTACAACATGGAGCTATGTCATCTGTTTTCCTTTCTGTTTTAGTATGTGTCCTGAGGAATGGAgaattacagtatattttcaGTGACTCGCACAGGTTCAATGAGTACACGGCCCTTGAATgacagtttacatttttaaatatttattcatgTTGTAAAGACACTGGTCTCTAACAGAATATTATTTAACTATTGCAGGGCAACTGAGCAGGTCACCTGTCGTCTTACAACACCGTTTTCTATCGCCATGTAATGCTATTCCAGCGTCTTCACAGACTATATCGAATGCTTCCATCATTACAGCAtgttacaaacacacatacacacacatgccagGTTGCCTGCTGCCATGGTTCACTAGTTGATCTGTCAAACACTTGTGCTCTATGAGTTAATGTGCAGGCATCTACTCTGACAGCTAAAAGGAATCTAAAAGGCTTCAAGTAAGTACTCCATATTCAGCTGTTCAGGACAGTtaaaaggctgactgcagagcaGTGCCGCTCAAACAGACGACCCAATTACAGAAACTAGAGCTGATTCATCTTCAAGGAACattgctccaaaaatgacaagcAATTCAGCTCACTATTTTCATTACACTTTAAAGTCTCTTTGTAATTTTTCAATGAACACAATAaaattttaaggaatagttcaccaatgATTTATAAAGAACTGAAATATAGCGGATAATATCAAACATTATTGCTTCTCATCGCGTCTCGTGACCAAACTCTTATcgttatttgatgtacaaaacaagccagaTTGGAATGAAGTATTTTGCCGCCtgtgtaaggtgcattttaattgcCACAGATGCACGCTAAGTCTAAACtgtcaccaaaatgcagaatgagacatttttgtctgcaagcgcttttcatgtgtaGGTCAAATCAACGCTGGACGCTGGCATTGACGCCCTGACGataatcatgaacgcagcttcacgattgctctaggaaagcggatagccacagtctaatGGTAGATAGTTTAAGAGATTAAATGCCAATTACTTCCAGATCCAGAGcataacagtctggttccggaagtaaaaatcccctTAATGTatcccatagactaattgattttcaacgataacatataaaactttaaagacagacctaccgagAGCTACAAGGTTGTTCATAGTCTGCGTTATCTCAACTTCTGCTATCAAAAAATAGTTTTTGATAGCAGAATTAATGTAAACAACTACATCACCCATGGTACTGCAGtgaaaaatccaccaatcagagaaccgcggcCAACTAAACCAGCAAAACATGTCTCGGATCAACCATgcgctcccatgatgcactgtgaaagaCGTAATCGAGTAAttctcccttcacccttaaactacttatatatttgtacatatcagaatattttgcaataaacataaaatatattgtttctatacctataatcaatagttttatatattcccatcgttttttattcaatgacataattTGCAATGATTCATGGGATTGTATTATGTGCcttcatgaaagacggtaagtacacatcCTTGAACCTTTTTCTATAATGACCaattttcaaatgtgttttgcctcaaaacaaagtttgtgatgttgtgattctcctcagagctggttggtttggttcatggctcacaattcttttatgaaggattttattaaaagtctatggaagaaatgaatggggaaaatacagtACTTCCAGAAGCCAGACGGCTGAAAAAAGTGtacgggcactgttgcgctctattgcaatgaatatgcaacctttgaggagactagttctttcaattagtctcCCACTTAGACTATGGgacacatttaatgttacttgaattggtgctattttagtgcatttctatctttatattgtggaatacTTCATTTGGGAAATGATAACATAACTGTtaggaatgcagacgagggcagacgaggggTGGGGATCTAACTGCAGGTTCTTTATTTGTAATCAAAgtgaagacaaaacaaacaggaataaaagaaacaataaaagggGGgtgactgaaactaaaacatgacacAAATGTTTTACAAACACCACAGGCAATGGCGCAAACATCTGAACATAAACACATCTGAAACATTACGATCGacaaaggaatggagaaacaaacagggtttaaatacacagacacaggatgatcacaaacgacaatcaggtgcgaacaatgacagtgctggcagtgatgagggccgggaattgtgggaagtggagtttttttagaaagactagtgaaacacagggcagacaacaagggaatcgtgacaataacTTTATTTTACATACTGTTTTTGTTAAGACggaaataaatgaattttgacGGGAAAAGACGTATATataaaatttcagcattttcaaaatctgaggggaaaaactacataaaaaatatgcgattaatcgcaattattttAGTCGAAATGCTGCCATGTAAACCTAAATTCTTGAGGAAAATCTGTGGCCTCGACAACTAAAGAtgggcaggtggttcacctttcagcatgtaCAAAAATACACTGCCAAAAAAACAATGCAGTGGCTTAAGGATAGGAAGGTCAAATTCCTTGATTGGTCAAGTCAGACCCAGACTTAAATCCAATAGAAAACTTGTGGATGGACTTGAAGAGAGAAATCAAACAATTGTCAAATATTCTCCAATCTAGGTACGCAAAGCTAGTAGAGATATGCTGTATCCAAACAGACTGATGgctttcattaaagcaaaaggtagCTCTACGAAGTATTAAATCCAGtggtatgttttatttattttagattgaATTACATTGTCTAGTTATTTTGCATGAGATTTATTTGGGCAGTATGAGAGTGTGAGACAGAGCCTAAAAGTGTGTGCGTGAAAgttgaaatgatgacagaattttcatttatagaACAAACACTTTAATGTCACAAAGAGAAAAGTTTGACATTGGACTTACTGCATGTTTAATTGACAATGTTTTGCCTAAGTTTTGATAAGAGTTTGCTTGACTTGAATTCGGAGTTGAACTATAGCGTGCAGAGCAAACTGCCTGCCGTGCAACTACTCCCATGTCAGTTACTCACAGTTTAGTCACATTTTAGTGCATTTTGTTTCATTGGCACACTTTTACCTTCTGCAGATCAGCCTGTGCAGAAAAGACGCTAAAAGCATCAAAGAAAATTCTTTGTAgaccttaaaaatgtaataaatcattTATGGTGCACAtcagtaaaaacacacacacttatacacgaCTGAAACATgtttgataaaatgttttttattgataTTAAAAAATGAAAGTACATGAATTGTGCATTTCGGACATTCTAGCGTGCAGAggttaaatcaattaaaatacacacaggctGCATGGGCTATCGATATTAAATTGTTGCCGGTGAAAGGCAAAGGATCCCTTTATTTTTAGTGCATGTATGAAAGTTGCAAAACCGGTTTTACAGAAAACAATAGTGAATGCAGTCCATGCAGGAATAACATAATAAGAAATTGCAATCGTCTCCAGAAATATGAGATGTTcggataataaaaaataatgaaagtaATAATTACGATAATTGCACTGCTTCGTCGTAACTGATATGAATAATCAGATAAATATTGGATTATCAAAGCAGAAGGTTACACTGCAGGCACTTAGACCTCCAAGGAACTAAGTATCATTTTCAAGACCTAAAGTTGGGGcacctaaaaaaaaacaatacctgATGGTTGTCCTTAGTTCTTGGTTTAGAAACTACATGAAGTAAAATACCAACCATGTATTAGGTTGGCAAATGGTCCTACTTCTTGACACTCAGTAGAGTCAACTTTAACCCAAGGTCTTTTCACTCAAATCTACTGATATTTCCTGAGAATTAGGGTAAATATTTGAAGTATGGTTTAGTATGGTAGCCCTTCAATAACTGAGATGGAGATGTATGGAGGACTTGAAAAAAACACCCCTACCGAAAGGACATAATGTTAGAATTTAGGGCATATTGTtgaaagatgacatcataattgaTCTCTGTGACATAATAATGGATTCGTTTCTCAATTACTCAGTAACAAGAGGAAACAATGAACCAAGGACAACACCATCAAGCTCCTCTCAACCCACCATACTTCTGAGAAgcaaaaaataatagaaaatggCTTTAACTGTAGTGGCTTGTGTACAATCATAGTATATAAAGACCAACTGTATCCAGATACTCTTTTTTTAAACAGAGATCCATTtggcagattaaaaaaaaaaacatgcatgagggtgagtcttCTGAGTATGTGCCTATTTTTGTATTACAACATGCCTAAGCGATCCAGACAACAGCTGctgttaaaatattgattttaaaatagctgtggtgaaccaaaaaaaaaaaaattatatatatatacatatatatatatatacatatatttgggGTACAAAGCATctacaataaaagcatttatatgtaaaatgggGAAAAAGAgagcatatataaaataaaatccatcAGTTGAGCATCAGTGCTATGTATATTACTGTATTTggattaattttaatatatatatatatatatatatatatatatatatatatatatatatatatatatatatatatatatatataatttataacaaaataaataatgcctTTATACAGTGCCCATATTTGtacttaaacaaacaaacaaaaagaagctTGGTGCTCATTATGCAAGATACAGCTCAGACTAAAAGAATATTACATGACGTCCCTGGAaactaattataatatatatatatacatatttatttcatttatatatatatatatatatatatatatatatatatatatatatatatatatatatatatatattcaagtatTTGTTTTCAGGCAAAAGCATGTGGATACTACTGATAAACGTTAAAAATATATGTTAGTTGACATTATTGCGTTTTTTCCCTTTTAATTGATATTTGTGCCTTTCTTTCAGAACTGTAAAATAACGTTACAAATACACAAAGCCTATTTTGCCACGAAGAGAATGTCACGGTACCAGAAActgaacttttttcttttttccttgacGCATTTTCACAAAATAGAACATAGAAAATACAAACATCCCACTTTTTAAAGGTCATAATGTCCCTCTTCCTGCAGTGCAAAGCAGGGGTTCTGTGCAGCCAGAGTAGATGTCCAGGCATTTGAACATGCTCCCTTCAGCAACCCCACACTGCTCCTTCCGGGACCAAAGGCATACGTTGTGTCGTACGTCTCAACTAATGACACATCTGCATGCAGTGATATCCCCACAGCCAATATGCTCCTGCTTTCTTTTTCAAAAGTCACACTTTCCTTAAAACTGaaagtttaataatttttcaaaagaaaaaaaaactttcttttcAACCCCTTCTCCTTTGAGTCCATTCCCAAAGCTCGCACCATGAAATTTTTTGAGCTACAAGTTCATAGTCCGTAAAAAAatagtgccttttttatttaGTCAACAAGAACTTTGACGTAATCCGTGGTGATGTGCAATTCGCAGACTCTTCTCTGCGTTTCGTTTGTGATTACAAGGTGCTGGAACAGGAATCTAATTTTACAACAATTCCTTACAGTGTGGATGTCCCTTTATAGTTAGAGGTGCAAACTAATACGTAAAAGCACTAAAAGAGCGATACTTTAGTCTCAGGAGATTGCAGTGGAATGGTTTCTTTCATGCTAGCTGTTCCTCATGTTCCAATGTCCACCAAACTGGCAAAACGTTCCACGGCGTCATTGTCTCGTACTTTTTCCTCTCATTTACATTGTGCCTTTTTGTTGGTGAGTAAAACAGCGAGAATTGAAACTGGAAGAGCATGTGAGCATGTCTGGTAGGGAAGGAAGGAGGGTTGTAGAAGACTGACACAGAAATGACGTCAGAGACAAAAAGCTTTCATCCCCAAGTCTTTTTTTATCAACTCTGTGCAAATGACCCCGGGTTCACTTGTGGCTAACGTAGTTTTCTGTGGGAAGGTGGATGGGCGGCAGTTTGCTGGACAGTGTAATAAGAGGCCTATGGTGGTGGAATTGCTCCAGGACATTGATCCTCTCCGCCTGTCGCCTAAACTTCTTTGCTCGCAGGATGGCTGGGACGCCCCTCCGTAGCCTCTGGGCGGCCTTTCGCTGCCACACATCGTATTTGGAATATTTCACGGTCACGTGTTTTCTTGGGACCTCCTATTGCAATGACAAAAATAACATTAGAAGATGTCTACAGAGACAAGTAGAATTATAACAGACACTTTCAGAATGAAGATTATTTCTGTTGCGTAATCAAATACATTGATGCTTGTTTCCTTACATTATCTCAAAGTAGGATCAACTCAAGTTCATAATTTGAACAAGCTTGGTAAACCAAAACTAAAGAATTTGAGGTAAGCAATTTTGCTTTCATTTAGAGGTTGATGGCTGATCTTAAACCACAATGGCTTATCATGATCTCAACTATAACAGATCAAGATTTATTGGCTATCAACACAACGTTTTAATTGACAAAACAATGAAACTCAATAAAAACTACAAGGACCTCAGAATGGAGAAtgaccaaaaaggacataaaaacaTAGTCCTCTTCATACCCAATGTCCAATCACCCAGGACTTTTTGGGAGACTTTGTTCACAATTCCAGATTTGTgatggaaaatgaaagtaaaacttTCAACCTACAGATGACCTCTCACTTGAATCATATAATTTTCCACTTGGTCAACAGTTTTGAGCCAAATCTTGCTTACAACATCCAGTGCCCTTACACTTGTTCACTGTTTTCTTTTAACCCACATGACAGGTTGCATGTGTTTAGCAGAAACTGCACAAAATGTTCAAGATGGTGAGTTGTGATAAGCTACTAGAGATGTTTTGTTATCCCACAGTCAACATACCTGTTTTAATGCTGCCATCACAGGGATCACCTGTAGCGAAGTCGCAGACACGTCCCTCTCTGACTTGCCAGGTTTAGCGCAGTATTGTTCTAGCAGATCTAGGTTACAACCGCTAAAACAACACTCCTCCACAATCCCACGTTTTTTGGGGGGTTGTTTACTGAGCGACCTGGTTGGTTGAACTGCAGGCATAGAAATAAACATAATCAGTTCATGAACAACATGGAAAAAGACAGTTTAAACCATGGTTTGCTGGTCTCCAGCCTGGCCTGTTGGCTGGTTTTGAAGGGgttacatctctgagatgtctgctgAAGAGGCAACATCTTCCAAACATTTCAAAAagttcagatttacaaacattctaaataatAATTGTCTCAATAAAAGTCATATgctgaaagtattttttttacatcctaGAGGAAATGTCTTGTAGACATATTGCAGGAGagcaaacaatataaaaaatgcatcttccagatgtaaacacacacatcaaacagaCAGCTGTTCAGGCTGGAAGAACAGCTGGCTGTCCAGCTAAAAAAGCTGAGCACCAGTTTGGCCTGGCTGGGAGACTgccttaaaccagctaaaaccagcttggccagcaTTGGTAGTAGGGCTAAATGGATTTGTCAATGTTAtcgacaacatcgacaataaaaaattgtcgacaaacattgtcattgtcgaatagtcgtttgatctcatttaatgtaatatgagatcacattaaactctaatgatgacttgtgagagcagcactgcagatcgcggagaggaagaattacacagctcacagtccagactttccaaacagcttaatatgatgtagatcgcaaagtatgagagaattcaaatagaaaaatacaaagtaagtaaatacagaagcactctcgttgtgaaataagtggagctggagctgccgctccactgaagcaaaactttaAAGGAAAACGTTACAGCATAAAATGCCATTACAgcataaatgcagttatatttaatgcgttttagctttaataaagttcaaataatacggaagccggtcatgtaaataactacaatctctgaaactggcatttctctgtgcagtcagcgccgCTTCTATGAGTCTCGTGAAGTgacctgatctaagggggagagattgaaactgcacccggctgatgaacACTCTGTTGCGGGAATGCTCATCCCTCAAGCATGCAGTTgccgcagctagattataacatgatggcttgcaacttattgaatcataatatatgtgtcatagtgcatttcttattgtgaagaaaactggcaatatgcagctttattaaaaagagagaatttgttattttgtgagttaaagatggagtgaagtgaacagaaaggtgagagaggtagtctttgccccattatacacagcaacaaaataTATCTGGCTTGatatccaatataaatatctaaaactcctttaaaacaacatacatttactttagcagttatactgcagaagaaaaatattgtatttgaGAATGTTGACtaatattaaaaatgctaatattttaaaatatctaaaaatcctttatgataaaatacacttatatacaaaatacacttatatttaatatacattctcttaaagcaagtctaaatatcttatatgttgcttctcaagtaaatgtatcttgttttaaggattttagaccattttaaatggaaaacaagacaaaaacacttgataactacaggattttattacagtgaatttctttacttaattaaacttaattaaaaaaaaaaaattacctttaattcagtgtgatttagaggtattttttaaagatgattttgtcctctttattgttagtaagcatgtttaatacaaccttttaagttgggacCCAAGCtaaatcggttaagagctaatgattaatcgctgcaataatagctgaatagtcgaataattgttctaataattagTTAggttaatcgattatcaaaataattgttagttgcaacCCTAATGGGTAGtacaagaaacacattttttctCTGGTCACATGACAGACTAAACAAGAGGAAGatcaaattaaacacaaaactgTTAGTTCAAAGAGTTGCCATACAATATGACAACAGGAACCTACAAACAAGTCAATATAAATCAAGCTACACTGCCCTGATTCAATTGTCAAAGTAGATTTGATTGTTGATTAATTGTTTTTGGACCGTAACACATCTGCTGTGTATAAAGCTGAAAtctgtggcaaaaaaaaaatgtgtctgtttatttgttttctaaTTTGACCTTATCTCATTATGTTGTATAACTGG
It includes:
- the LOC127638345 gene encoding insulin-like growth factor II yields the protein MEDQLKHNSVCHTCSRTDRYINKVVQMYWSIRMPICILFLSLYAFEVASAETLCGGELVDALQFVCDGKGFYFVQPTRSLSKQPPKKRGIVEECCFSGCNLDLLEQYCAKPGKSERDVSATSLQVIPVMAALKQEVPRKHVTVKYSKYDVWQRKAAQRLRRGVPAILRAKKFRRQAERINVLEQFHHHRPLITLSSKLPPIHLPTENYVSHK